A single window of Mugil cephalus isolate CIBA_MC_2020 chromosome 1, CIBA_Mcephalus_1.1, whole genome shotgun sequence DNA harbors:
- the b3galt4 gene encoding beta-1,3-galactosyltransferase 4, with the protein MVGRGLWVCKPRLGKRGSRLGALPVLCAALACAALLALLFVDCIESWVTSMSMNTVVEPHSGIIPPQSVPPTRPEEFLLMPSPLVCQRAKPYLITMVTSAPANQRARQAIRDTWGGQVEVRGLRVMTLFMVGVASDPGLAKLLIEEARERGDLVQGRFLDTYSNLTLKTLSMLGWARRFCPQAHYMAKVDDDVLFNPRALLHFLNNSRNPYEQGDLYLGRVHLHVAPDRDPDSKHYLPAGAYPPSVFPDYCSGTAYILSRSALLKISLAASASPLSTPLPPEDVFVGLCARTAGVLPSHCPLFSGGPGVPYGRCCYQAMVSVHHVPPREMLHYWADAHSSPPCSWLNIRASLGMCKVRAMLGSALGLEQGL; encoded by the coding sequence ATGGTCGGACGGGGGTTGTGGGTATGTAAGCCTCGGTTGGGAAAGCGAGGCAGCAGGCTCGGGGCACTGCCTGTTCTGTGCGCGGCGTTAGCATGCGCCGCCTTGCTGGCTCTGCTCTTTGTGGACTGCATCGAGTCGTGGGTCACCTCCATGAGCATGAATACGGTGGTGGAGCCCCACTCGGGCATCATCCCCCCTCAAAGCGTCCCCCCCACCAGACCCGAGGAGTTCCTGCTCATGCCCAGTCCACTGGTGTGCCAGCGTGCCAAACCTTACCTCATCACCATGGTCACCTCGGCTCCTGCCAACCAAAGGGCCCGTCAAGCCATCAGGGATACCTGGGGAGGGCAGGTGGAGGTGAGGGGCCTGCGGGTCATGACCCTCTTCATGGTGGGTGTGGCATCTGACCCCGGACTGGCTAAGCTGCTGATTGAAGAGGCGCGCGAGAGAGGAGACCTGGTTCAAGGGCGTTTTTTGGACACCTACTCCAACCTCACTCTGAAGACCCTGTCCATGCTGGGCTGGGCCCGTCGCTTCTGCCCTCAAGCTCACTACATGGCCAAAGTGGACGATGATGTCCTGTTCAACCCCAGGGCTTTGCTGCACTTTCTGAACAACAGCCGCAACCCGTACGAACAAGGGGACTTGTACCTTGGCAGGGTGCATCTTCACGTGGCCCCGGACCGTGACCCGGACAGCAAGCACTACCTCCCTGCAGGGGCCTACCCTCCCTCAGTGTTCCCAGACTATTGCAGTGGTACAGCGTACATCCTGTCCCGCTCTGCATTGCTCAAAATTTCCCTGGCAGCCTCTGCATCACCTTTATCCACACCTCTGCCCCCCGAGGATGTCTTTGTTGGTCTGTGTGCCCGGACAGCCGGAGTGCTGCCCTCACACTGCCCTCTCTTCTCCGGCGGACCAGGTGTGCCGTACGGACGATGCTGCTACCAGGCCATGGTGTCGGTCCACCACGTTCCACCTAGGGAGATGCTGCACTACTGGGCTGATGCACATTCATCACCGCCTTGCTCCTGGCTGAATATACGGGCTTCCTTGGGGATGTGCAAAGTCAGGGCAATGCTGGGCTCGGCTCTGGGTCTGGAGCAGGGACTATAA
- the LOC125006595 gene encoding cytosolic sulfotransferase 3-like isoform X1: MSLKPDKMDLPPRPKLFDFHGISMTHYFTDNWENVQNFQARPDDILVATYPKAGTTWVSYILDLLYFSKTCQERQKTTPIYERVPFLEITVPSLDSGTEMVEKLPTSPRLIKTHLPVQFVPKSFWEQNCRIVYVARNAKDNMVSFFHFERMNYIQPEPGDWSEFYQKFMDGKRMYETHCYREAAISPTLLLSSACLCYPLASVVFGSWYDHVNNWWKKKQDYSNLHYMFYEDMIEDTGREIDKLCHFLGLSPSAEEKRMITGDVQFDSMKKDGMANYSTLGIMDFKVSPFMRKGLVGDWKNHFTVAQNEKFDEDYKKKMKDATLQFRTVL; the protein is encoded by the exons ATGTCACTGAAGCCCGACAAG atggaTTTACCTCCTCGCCCAAAACTTTTTGATTTCCACGGAATCTCAATGACCCATTACTTCACAGACAACTGGGAAAATGTTCAAAACTTTCAGGCCAGACCAGATGACATCCTTGTTGCAACATACCCAAAAGCAG GCACCACTTGGGTCTCTTACATTCTTGACCTGCTGTATTTTAGTAAGACATGTCAAGAGCGCCAGAAAACCACCCCTATCTATGAAAGAGTGCCTTTCTTGGAGATCACCGTCCCCTCTTTGGATTCAG GGACAGAGATGGTAGAAAAACTTCCTACCTCTCCTCGACTCATTAAAACTCATCTTCCAGTCCAGTTTGTGCCCAAGTCCTTTTGGGAGCAAAATTGTCGG ATAGTCTACGTAGCCCGCAATGCAAAGGACAACATGGTgtcttttttccactttgaaCGTATGAACTATATTCAGCCGGAGCCTGGAGACTGGAGCGAGTTCTACCAGAAGTTCATGGATGGAAAGCGTATGTATGAAACACATTGTTACAGAGAAGCTGCTATTTCTCCTACATTGCTCTTAAGCTCTGCTTGCTTGTGTTATCCTCTGGCGTCAGTGGTGTTTGGTTCCTGGTATGACCATGTGAACAACTGgtggaagaagaagcaggattATTCAAATCTCCATTACATGTTCTATGAAGATATGATTGAG GACACCGGACGGGAAATCGACAAACTCTGCCACTTTCTCGGCTTGTCTCCTTCAGCTGAGGAGAAGAGAATGATCACCGGTGACGTACAGTTTGATAGCATGAAAAAGGATGGGATGGCCAATTATTCTACTCTCGGTATTATGGATTTCAAGGTTTCACCCTTCATGAGAAAAG GATTGGTCGGTGACTGGAAGAACCACTTCACTGTGGCCCAGAATGAAAAGTTTGATGAAGACTAcaagaaaaagatgaaggatGCCACACTTCAGTTCCGCACTGTCTTATGA
- the wdr46 gene encoding WD repeat-containing protein 46 gives MASPGEAATQDSHVGKKKKPPARYWDKTQEEEKRGNKAENDGEQTGPALQQKEQKTRKRKKRKEEDKGDGKKFISGKSDPFPGPAPIPKDRVQKFKRKDKTKKPARSHYKLKDAIARSEDVSEMAQKQAARFDLLLPEDAGFLEGDEDEDTCTISQEDIAEAVDITSGAKYFNLKLSQFGPYRLDYSRTGRHLLLGGRRGHVACIDWLSKQLMCEINVMESVNDVKWLHSEAMYAVAQKKWLYIYDSSGIELHCIRKFNDVLRMQFLPYHFLLATASATGFLQYLDVSVGKEVAAICTKTGRLDVMCQNPNNAIIHLGHSNGTVTLWSPNQKEALVKMLCHKGGVRSVTVDKTGTYMVTSGMDKKLKVYDVRAFKPLQSYFLPAGASCLSLSQRGVLSVSTGDIVQVYRDVWSTPVTKPYMAHRVRGAVWGLHFCPFEDVLGVGHADGFTSMLVPGAGEPNFDGLDANPYRSAKQRQEWEVKALLEKIQPELISLDPTELGRVDIATFTQRHQDRVAALGFDPLAKEKFIPKYKKKGRSSAGGIERRKKQVAHEDQRDEIRKTVEDKVKKAEEQKARERKKAVLASQKSALDRFKK, from the exons ATGGCGTCTCCCGGCGAGGCAGCGACTCAAGACTCACAcgtgggtaaaaaaaagaag CCTCCGGCTCGTTACTGGGACAagacgcaggaggaggagaaacgtgGAAACAAAGCTGAAAACGATGGAGAACAGACTGGACCTGCACTGCAGCAGAAGGAGCAAAAGACAcggaaaaggaagaaaagaaaggaagaggatAAAGGAGATGGGAAGAAATTCATATCAGGC AAATCTGACCCATTCCCAGGGCCCGCTCCTATACCCAAAGACAGAGTACAGAAGTTCAAGAGGAAAGACAAGACTAAAAAG CCTGCCCGCTCACATTACAAGCTGAAAGATGCGATTGCTCGTTCAGAAGACGTTTCTGAAATGGCCCAGAAACAAGCTGCCCGGTTTGACCTCCTACTCCCCGAGGACGCAGG GTTTTTAGAAGGAGACGAAGATGAGGACACGTGTACGATCTCTCAAGAGGACATTGCAGAAGCTGTGGATATAACATCAGGAGCAAAG TATTTCAACCTGAAGCTGTCCCAGTTTGGACCATATCGGCTGGATTACAGCAGGACTGGACG TCACCTGCTGCTGGGTGGGAGGAGAGGGCATGTGGCTTGTATAGACTGGCTGTCCAAGCAGTTGATGTGTGAGATAAATGTGATGGAGTCCGTCAACGACGTAAA ATGGCTCCATAGTGAGGCCATGTACGCGGTGGCTCAGAAGAAGTGGCTGTACATTTATGACTCCAGTGGAATAGAGCTTCACTGCATCCGCAAGTTCAACGATGTCCTTCGAATGCAGTTCCTCCCCTACCATTTTTTGCTAGCCACAGCG AGTGCTACAGGGTTCCTGCAATACCTGGATGTATCTGTGGGGAAGGAGGTGGCGGCTATCTGCACCAAAACTGGCCGACTTGACGTGATGTGCCAGAACCCCAATAATGCCATCATCCACCTAGGTCACTCCAATGGCACGGTCACCCTCTGGTCACCGAACCAGAAAGAAGCCCTTGTCAAGATGCTCTGTCACAAAGGTGGCGTGCGATCGGTCACTGTGGACAAGACGGGCAC ataCATGGTGACATCTGGTATGGATAAAAAGCTGAAGGTTTATGACGTTAGAGCTTTCAAACCCCTCCAGTCCTACTTCCTCCCCGCTGGAGCTTCCTGCTTGTCTCTGAGCCAGAGAGGAGTGCTGTCCGTATCCACAGGGGACATCGTTCAG GTGTACAGGGATGTTTGGAGCACTCCAGTGACGAAACCCTACATGGCACACAGAGTTCGGGGAGCAGTGTGGGGGCTGCACTTCTGTCCCTTTGAGGACGTTCTCGGAGTTGGGCATGCAGACGGTTTCACAAGCATGCTCGTACCAG GTGCCGGTGAACCTAATTTTGACGGCCTGGATGCAAATCCATACCGCAGCGCAAAGCAGAGGCAGGAATGGGAGGTGAAAGCCCTCCTGGAAAAGATCCAGCCGGAACTCATCAGCCTCGACCCCACTGAGCTGGGGCGAGTGGACATCGCCACTTTTACGCAAAGGCATCAAGACAGAGTGGCAGCTCTG GGCTTTGACCCGCTCGCTAAAGAAAAGTTCATTCCCAAATATAAGAAGAAAGGTCGCAGTTCTGCTGGCGGCATCGAAAGGCGCAAGAAGCAAGTTGCTCATGAGGACCAGAGG GATGAAATCAGGAAAACCGTGGAGGACAAAGTGAAGAAGGCAGAAGAACAGAAAGCACGGGAGCGAAAGAAGGCAGTGCTCGCAAGCCAGAAGTCTGCTCTGGACAGAttcaaaaaatag
- the LOC125006595 gene encoding cytosolic sulfotransferase 3-like isoform X2: MSLKPDKMDLPPRPKLFDFHGISMTHYFTDNWENVQNFQARPDDILVATYPKAGTTWVSYILDLLYFSKTCQERQKTTPIYERVPFLEITVPSLDSGTEMVEKLPTSPRLIKTHLPVQFVPKSFWEQNCRIVYVARNAKDNMVSFFHFERMNYIQPEPGDWSEFYQKFMDGKLVFGSWYDHVNNWWKKKQDYSNLHYMFYEDMIEDTGREIDKLCHFLGLSPSAEEKRMITGDVQFDSMKKDGMANYSTLGIMDFKVSPFMRKGLVGDWKNHFTVAQNEKFDEDYKKKMKDATLQFRTVL; this comes from the exons ATGTCACTGAAGCCCGACAAG atggaTTTACCTCCTCGCCCAAAACTTTTTGATTTCCACGGAATCTCAATGACCCATTACTTCACAGACAACTGGGAAAATGTTCAAAACTTTCAGGCCAGACCAGATGACATCCTTGTTGCAACATACCCAAAAGCAG GCACCACTTGGGTCTCTTACATTCTTGACCTGCTGTATTTTAGTAAGACATGTCAAGAGCGCCAGAAAACCACCCCTATCTATGAAAGAGTGCCTTTCTTGGAGATCACCGTCCCCTCTTTGGATTCAG GGACAGAGATGGTAGAAAAACTTCCTACCTCTCCTCGACTCATTAAAACTCATCTTCCAGTCCAGTTTGTGCCCAAGTCCTTTTGGGAGCAAAATTGTCGG ATAGTCTACGTAGCCCGCAATGCAAAGGACAACATGGTgtcttttttccactttgaaCGTATGAACTATATTCAGCCGGAGCCTGGAGACTGGAGCGAGTTCTACCAGAAGTTCATGGATGGAAAGC TGGTGTTTGGTTCCTGGTATGACCATGTGAACAACTGgtggaagaagaagcaggattATTCAAATCTCCATTACATGTTCTATGAAGATATGATTGAG GACACCGGACGGGAAATCGACAAACTCTGCCACTTTCTCGGCTTGTCTCCTTCAGCTGAGGAGAAGAGAATGATCACCGGTGACGTACAGTTTGATAGCATGAAAAAGGATGGGATGGCCAATTATTCTACTCTCGGTATTATGGATTTCAAGGTTTCACCCTTCATGAGAAAAG GATTGGTCGGTGACTGGAAGAACCACTTCACTGTGGCCCAGAATGAAAAGTTTGATGAAGACTAcaagaaaaagatgaaggatGCCACACTTCAGTTCCGCACTGTCTTATGA